A portion of the Clupea harengus chromosome 18, Ch_v2.0.2, whole genome shotgun sequence genome contains these proteins:
- the LOC116224746 gene encoding platelet glycoprotein Ib alpha chain has protein sequence MSDHFLSLSHRLAVTHTHTHTLHTHILSSPHHTHAHISSASFSSEQQTALISCESSKVRMGLLLLVILLFLSPAVMADSCHSDRNKDDRPRVSCVGMSLTSVPTATDPSTEVLVLSQNLLTSLNWGAYSGFPGLHELDLSQNRVGTLEGSGTVLSNLSVLHLSNNLLVDVGERSFVSAPQLRELYLRGNHLRSLHPRSFSGLPILEVLDLSRNRLTSLPPDLLTQISSTALKMLDVGDNRILLMPHNWFSSKPELPYVFLSKNPWRCFCDVGYLQVYLDDQAHNVYVHTKPQSANPLQDIENNPESVVCASPPSLANRPIIDLTEEEYCDPSLPSEAPAPPLTFGDADRETTTPMTTTFPTTTAPATTSTTVQYVFTTPFPVVDTTLQGRIMVWTLRWMESWTVRHAWTESWTSRSEDSVTWSSLTNWIGTSFFARSPTSYRETPYPELTTPHWLSTTTKPTALPPDPSTTSVVTTTTVSTTLPSTTVTTTASTTLPTITTTVPTTLPSTTVTTTDSTTLPTITTTASTTLPSTTSTPSQPSTLPSGKTIFAGSHAERAGARIWCTWLLAGLLLLCLLSALFSGLLVLGLVWAYLTLYQPLAGRVAGAADARAHVRLLNYHNKANSDGEAGYGVALAPVDMSGGVQATFRSVLFIAKGGEGEEVEEKNKKEGDEQGGDVGEEKGHREGETDGEAAVSRTELGLKAAGAGVAAGAGVAAVKRRNEGETEARGAESKEVFRKTLYRVFSREEEIEGWKEVEEHWEEKRGVEEGGEKNSRKRISVIGGAGVERKTRYSLILREEKAEADSRAQEQGMEWLVGEWEMGGFGGGMSEGQLESLISGMGEEGPPFKDPSPK, from the exons ATGTCAGAtcattttctatctctctcgcacagactggcagtaacacacacacacacacacacactacacacacatatcctgtcTTCGCCTCATCATACACACGCGCATATATCCTCAGCTAGTTTCTCCTCTGAACAACAGACAGCCCTGATCTCCTGTGAAAGTTCCAAAG TCAGAATGGGACTACTCCTCCttgtcatcctcctcttcctgtcacCTGCCGTGATGGCAGATAGTTGCCACAGCGATCGGAACAAGGACGACCGCCCTCGTGTGAGCTGTGTGGGTATGAGCCTCACCTCTGTTCCCACGGCAACGGACCCAAGCACAGAAGTTCTGGTTTTGTCTCAGAACCTGTTGACGTCCCTGAACTGGGGTGCCTACTCGGGCTTCCCAGGCCTGCATGAGTTGGACCTCAGCCAGAACCGTGTTGGAACTCTAGAAGGTTCAG GCACAGTCCTGAGTAACCTCTCAGTGTTGCACCTCTCCAATAATCTGCTGGTGGATGTGGGGGAGAGGTCATTCGTGAGCGCCCCCCAGCTGCGAGAGCTGTACCTGCGGGGTAACCATTTGCGTTCGCTTCACCCCCGGTCTTTCAGTGGCCTGCCCATACTGGAGGTGCTGGACCTTTCCCGCAACCGGCTCACCTCTCTCCCCCCGGACCTCCTGACCCAAATCTCATCCACCGCTCTCAAGATGCTGGACGTGGGGGACAACCGGATCCTGCTGATGCCCCATAACTGGTTCAGCTCCAAGCCAGAGCTGCCGTACGTCTTCCTGTCCAAGAACCCCTGGCGCTGCTTTTGTGACGTGGGCTACCTGCAGGTTTACCTGGATGACCAGGCTCACAATGTTTACGTCCACACGAAGCCCCAGAGCGCTAATCCCCTCCAAGACATCGAGAACAATCCAGAAAGCGTTGTGTGCGCCAGCCCGCCCTCGCTGGCCAACCGGCCGATCATTGacctgactgaggaggagtaCTGTGATCCCTCTTTGCCCTCGGAGGCCCCTGCACCACCTCTCACGTTTGGGGATGCGGACCGGGAAACTACCACTCCAATGACCACAACATTTCCTACAACCACTGCCCCAGCCACAACATCCACTACGGTCCAATATGTATTCACAACACCGTTTCCTGTCGTGGATACGACTCTACAAGGAAGAATCATGGTGTGGACCTTGAGGTGGATGGAGAGCTGGACAGTCCGACATGCGTGGACAGAATCTTGGACGTCCCGAAGTGAAGACTCCGTCACCTGGTCATCCTTGACAAATTGGATTGGCACGTCCTTTTTTGCTAGGTCACCCACTAGCTACAGGGAAACTCCCTATCCTGAGCTGACCACCCCACACTGGTTAAGCACCACAACTAAGCCCACAGCCCTACCTCCAGATCCCAGTACCAcatctgtggtcaccaccacgacTGTCTCCACCACTCTCCCCTCCACCACCGTCACCACGACTGCCTCCACCACTCTCCCCACCATCACCACGACtgtccccaccactctccccTCCACCACCGTCACCACGACTGACTCCACCACTCTCCCCACCATCACCACGACTGCCTCCACCACTctcccctccaccacctccactccCAGTCAGCCCTCCACTCTCCCCTCAGGCAAGACCATCTTTGCTGGGTCTCATGCGGAGCGAGCAGGGGCCAGGATCTGGTGCACGTGGCTACTTGCAGGGCTGCTCCTGCTTTGCCTGCTCTCCGCTCTATTCAGCGGTCTGCTCGTCCTGGGTCTGGTGTGGGCTTACCTCACCCTCTACCAGCCGCTAGCCGGGAGGGTCGCCGGAGCTGCAGATGCCCGCGCCCATGTCCGCCTTCTGAATTATCACAACAAAGCCAATTCTGATGGGGAGGCTGGGTATGGGGTGGCACTCGCACCTGTGGACATGTCGGGTGGGGTTCAGGCAACATTCCGCTCTGTCCTGTTCATCGCAAAGGGGGgcgagggagaagaggtggaagaaaagaataagaaagagggggatgagCAGGGGGGTGATgttggagaggagaaagggcacagagagggagagacagacggagaggcaGCGGTTAGCAGGACTGAACTAGGGCTTAAGGCAGCGGGAGCAGGGGTGGCAGCGGGAGCAGGGGTGGCAGCGGTGAAGAGAAGAaacgagggagagacagaagcgAGAGGGGCGGAGAGTAAGGAGGTGTTCCGGAAGACCCTGTACAGAGTGTTCAGCcgggaggaagagatagagggatggaaggaggtggaggagcactGGGAAGAGAAGCGAGGggtggaagagggaggggagaagaacaGCAGGAAGAGGATAAGCGTGATAGGAGGAGCGGGTGTAGAGAGGAAGACGCGCTACAGCCTGATCttaagagaggagaaggcagaGGCTGACAGCAGGGCACAGGAGCAAGGGATGGAGTGGCTGGTAGGGGAGTGGGAGATGGGGGGATTTGGGGGAGGGATGAGTGAAGGACAATTGGAATCCCTTATTAGTGGGATGGGGGAGGAAGGACCTCCTTTTAAAGACCCCTCACCTAAATAG